The following coding sequences lie in one Mycobacterium sp. DL440 genomic window:
- a CDS encoding class I SAM-dependent RNA methyltransferase: protein MTELTLTTGPAANGGSCVARHDGRVVFVRYALPGETVRVNVLDERGSYWHAEVVEVIDPSPDRVDSLCRIAGVDGAGCCDLAFAEPGAARRLKGSVVANQLARLGGFTWRDEQRDDPAVAEPVGAGEVRGWRTRVRLDTTGDGRAGFHRYHSAELVTELDCGQLPAELTDGLAEMRWTPGAHVHAVLDSDGRRHVVQSGPKAIGRNGSRGVAPKNATRVIEGDYEAVQRIGGRQWMLPVTAFWQAHRGAAALYSGLVADWSGLQPGMTAWDLYGGAGVFAAALAEQVGPDGRVLTVDTSRGASRAARTALADLPWVSVVTDSVRRALSAQSGRPDVVVLDPPRTGAGREVIDALAATEVPRVIHIGCEAASFARDVGLYLRHGYAVEELRVFDSFPLTHHVECIAVLTR, encoded by the coding sequence ATGACGGAACTGACACTTACCACTGGTCCGGCCGCCAATGGCGGCAGTTGTGTGGCCCGCCACGACGGCCGGGTGGTGTTCGTCCGTTACGCGCTGCCCGGTGAGACGGTGCGGGTCAATGTGCTCGACGAGCGCGGATCGTATTGGCACGCCGAGGTTGTCGAGGTCATCGATCCGTCACCGGACCGGGTCGATTCGTTGTGCCGTATCGCCGGCGTGGACGGTGCCGGGTGCTGCGATCTGGCATTCGCCGAGCCGGGCGCGGCGCGGCGACTCAAGGGCTCGGTGGTGGCCAACCAGTTGGCGCGGCTGGGCGGATTCACCTGGCGCGATGAGCAGCGCGACGACCCTGCCGTGGCCGAACCGGTGGGTGCCGGCGAGGTTCGTGGCTGGCGGACCCGGGTGCGGCTGGACACGACCGGCGACGGCCGGGCCGGATTCCACCGCTATCACAGCGCCGAGTTGGTCACCGAACTCGACTGTGGACAACTGCCTGCCGAGCTGACCGACGGATTGGCGGAGATGCGTTGGACCCCAGGGGCGCATGTGCATGCGGTGCTGGACTCCGACGGCCGCAGACACGTCGTGCAGTCGGGTCCCAAGGCGATCGGCCGTAACGGCAGCCGCGGGGTCGCTCCCAAAAATGCCACGCGCGTAATCGAGGGCGATTACGAGGCGGTGCAGCGCATCGGCGGGCGGCAGTGGATGCTGCCGGTGACGGCGTTCTGGCAGGCCCACCGTGGCGCAGCGGCCCTCTACAGCGGGCTGGTGGCCGATTGGTCGGGGCTGCAGCCAGGCATGACGGCATGGGATCTGTACGGCGGTGCCGGGGTGTTCGCCGCCGCGCTGGCCGAACAGGTCGGGCCGGACGGACGGGTGCTGACCGTCGACACGTCCCGCGGAGCGTCGCGTGCGGCGCGCACTGCGCTAGCCGACCTGCCCTGGGTCTCGGTGGTCACCGATTCGGTGCGTCGGGCTCTGTCTGCGCAGTCGGGACGCCCCGACGTCGTGGTGCTCGATCCCCCGCGCACCGGCGCCGGCCGCGAGGTGATCGACGCTCTGGCGGCCACCGAGGTGCCGAGGGTCATTCACATCGGCTGTGAGGCCGCGTCCTTCGCCCGTGACGTGGGACTGTATCTGCGGCATGGTTACGCCGTGGAGGAGTTACGGGTGTTCGATTCCTTCCCGCTCACCCATCATGTGGAGTGCATCGCGGTGCTGACGCGCTGA
- a CDS encoding D-amino acid dehydrogenase, with the protein MRIAVIGAGVVGVASAYALAERGHDVEVYDSRSEVAADTSDSSAGLIAPGHSYAWASPSAPGMLLRSLFGADTSIRVHPRADFDLIRWGVRFLRECPPSRSRTNTLAKLELARYSQRLLDELSQREDLQFWHTAGGVLYLYREEAEFRAAQRNSAFLQDHGRQQQLLAPDQIAEVEPALRHSHATFAGAIHDVSDATGDPHLFAGALTERCRRLGVRFHLSTTVTGLTTDGSSITRASTTGDDIRADIIVLAAGAASPLLTRTFGHRIPVYPAKGYTLTAPVKDPDHAPTVGGIDERSLVAWSRFGSDIRMSATAEFVGYDRSFTPADYAGIIAAGDQLFPGAIDWSNARYRTGLRPMTPDGPPLIGLGSHDNLYYNTGHGHIGWTMACGSARLLADLVEGRSPDIDPTPYNPNLRRRHR; encoded by the coding sequence ATGAGGATCGCCGTCATCGGGGCCGGCGTGGTCGGTGTGGCCAGCGCATATGCCCTGGCCGAGCGCGGACACGACGTCGAGGTCTACGACAGCCGTTCGGAAGTCGCCGCCGACACCTCCGACAGCTCCGCGGGGCTGATCGCCCCCGGTCACTCCTACGCGTGGGCATCGCCGAGCGCACCGGGGATGCTGTTGCGGTCGCTGTTCGGCGCGGACACCTCGATCAGGGTGCACCCGCGGGCAGACTTCGACCTGATCCGCTGGGGGGTGAGGTTCTTGCGGGAATGTCCGCCATCACGGTCCCGCACCAACACCCTGGCCAAACTCGAGCTGGCTCGCTACAGCCAGCGACTGCTTGATGAACTGTCCCAGCGGGAAGACCTGCAGTTCTGGCATACCGCCGGCGGCGTGCTCTACCTGTACCGCGAAGAAGCTGAATTCCGTGCTGCCCAGCGCAATTCGGCGTTCCTGCAAGATCACGGCCGCCAGCAGCAGCTACTGGCCCCGGACCAGATCGCCGAGGTGGAGCCGGCGCTGCGGCACAGCCACGCCACCTTCGCCGGCGCCATCCATGACGTCTCCGACGCCACCGGAGACCCGCACCTGTTCGCCGGCGCCCTCACCGAGAGGTGCCGCCGCCTCGGCGTGCGGTTCCACCTGTCCACCACAGTCACCGGGCTGACCACCGACGGCTCCAGCATCACCAGGGCCAGCACCACCGGAGACGACATCCGCGCCGACATCATCGTGCTGGCCGCCGGAGCGGCCAGCCCGTTGCTCACCCGCACCTTCGGACATCGGATACCCGTCTATCCGGCCAAGGGCTATACCCTCACCGCCCCGGTCAAGGACCCCGACCACGCTCCTACGGTCGGGGGAATCGACGAGCGCTCCCTGGTGGCCTGGTCCCGGTTCGGCAGCGATATCCGCATGTCGGCCACGGCCGAATTCGTCGGCTACGACCGCAGTTTCACCCCCGCGGACTACGCCGGCATCATTGCCGCGGGCGATCAGCTGTTCCCCGGCGCCATCGACTGGAGCAACGCCCGGTACCGCACCGGGCTGCGCCCCATGACGCCGGACGGGCCGCCGCTGATCGGCCTGGGTAGCCACGACAACCTGTACTACAACACCGGACACGGTCACATCGGTTGGACCATGGCTTGCGGATCGGCGCGCCTGCTCGCCGATCTGGTCGAAGGTCGCAGTCCTGACATCGACCCGACGCCGTACAACCCGAACCTGCGGCGCAGGCACCGGTGA
- a CDS encoding sodium:solute symporter, producing MTALDWALLAGYFALLVLIGVQTMKRVKNPDDFAVAGNRIVWPVFFGSLAAAFLGGGASIGVAGATMRDGYVYMFAFCAFGVQTVLVGLFIAPRLKNYRGAHTLGDVMAEHYGKPARVVTGALSLALCSGILGAQALAIGTVVNATLDVPTVPSVIIGMSVVVLYSSFGGAWAVIQTDMLQFVFLGVFLPVALLIGLHAVGGPAALIDQVPASHLTLLGDYTAMKFLTLFVALLLGETLVPPYAQRTFATPDSRHARIGYTMAGIFSFCFYFTAATIGLVALVLYPDIKTDEALPTVVMNLMPIGILGLVVAALLAVVMSTASSYLNSTAVVLTKDLYQPLRASSVAPKRRLTIERTTSVVVGAAATIFALSVPSIVDALLYSYALWAPTIIVPLFGAVLFGIRSTPAALSAIAAGALVTGIWQWGLEAPFGLADGLIPGVLANLVVFAVVAAATSHRYPRRRQPCLVPQGEPA from the coding sequence ATGACCGCTCTCGACTGGGCGCTGCTGGCCGGCTATTTCGCTCTGCTGGTCCTCATCGGCGTGCAGACCATGAAACGCGTCAAGAATCCCGACGACTTCGCCGTCGCGGGCAACCGGATCGTTTGGCCGGTGTTCTTCGGCAGCCTCGCCGCCGCATTTCTCGGCGGCGGCGCGTCCATCGGGGTGGCCGGGGCCACCATGCGCGACGGCTACGTCTACATGTTCGCCTTCTGCGCATTCGGGGTGCAGACGGTGTTGGTCGGACTCTTCATCGCCCCCAGACTCAAAAATTATCGCGGCGCGCACACCTTGGGTGACGTCATGGCCGAGCACTACGGCAAGCCCGCGCGGGTGGTCACCGGCGCCCTGTCGCTGGCACTGTGCTCAGGCATCCTGGGCGCCCAGGCCCTGGCGATCGGGACCGTGGTCAACGCCACGCTGGACGTGCCGACCGTCCCCTCGGTGATCATCGGCATGAGCGTGGTGGTGCTCTATTCCTCGTTCGGCGGCGCCTGGGCGGTGATCCAGACCGACATGCTGCAGTTCGTCTTCCTCGGCGTGTTCCTACCCGTGGCGCTGCTCATCGGCCTGCACGCGGTCGGCGGACCGGCCGCCCTGATCGACCAGGTGCCCGCCTCGCATCTGACCCTGCTCGGCGACTACACGGCGATGAAGTTCCTCACCCTGTTCGTGGCGCTGCTACTCGGCGAGACCCTGGTGCCGCCGTACGCCCAACGCACCTTCGCCACACCCGACTCCCGCCACGCCCGGATCGGGTACACCATGGCCGGGATCTTCTCGTTCTGCTTCTACTTCACCGCCGCCACCATCGGGCTGGTCGCCCTGGTCCTCTACCCCGACATCAAGACCGACGAGGCCCTGCCCACCGTGGTGATGAACCTAATGCCCATCGGTATCCTCGGACTGGTCGTCGCAGCCCTGCTGGCGGTCGTGATGTCCACCGCCAGTTCGTATCTCAACTCCACCGCGGTGGTGCTCACCAAAGATCTGTACCAGCCACTCCGGGCCTCCTCGGTGGCACCGAAGCGCAGGCTGACCATCGAGCGCACCACCAGTGTGGTGGTCGGCGCCGCGGCCACCATCTTCGCGCTGAGCGTCCCGTCGATCGTCGACGCTCTGCTCTACAGCTACGCACTGTGGGCCCCGACCATCATCGTTCCGTTGTTCGGCGCGGTGCTGTTCGGCATCCGTTCGACGCCGGCAGCCCTGTCGGCAATCGCCGCCGGCGCCCTGGTCACCGGAATCTGGCAGTGGGGTCTGGAGGCCCCGTTCGGTCTGGCTGACGGACTCATCCCCGGCGTACTGGCCAACCTGGTGGTCTTCGCCGTGGTCGCCGCCGCTACCTCTCATCGTTATCCGCGACGGCGTCAGCCCTGCCTCGTCCCCCAAGGAGAACCCGCATGA
- a CDS encoding CdaR family transcriptional regulator yields MAFARGAECLDGARKHRFDVSIAIGSGGSGIAELNMSARDAFDAMKLGPVANPGERIHQIDQVRLQQALSVVPIDSRTRLTEGLLGPLLHDREWATLRQTLIAWGDCAFNTTRAATHLHVHRNTLIYRLDKIARIIGRPLDETGLAVALYVTCVMDELGRHSAHR; encoded by the coding sequence TTGGCGTTCGCGCGCGGCGCAGAATGCCTCGACGGTGCCCGCAAGCACCGTTTCGATGTCAGCATCGCGATCGGCTCCGGGGGGTCGGGCATCGCCGAACTCAACATGTCCGCCCGCGACGCCTTCGACGCCATGAAGTTGGGGCCGGTGGCGAACCCAGGGGAGCGGATCCACCAGATCGACCAGGTCAGGTTGCAGCAAGCGCTGTCGGTGGTGCCGATCGATTCCCGGACACGTCTCACCGAAGGACTGTTGGGACCCCTGCTGCACGACCGCGAATGGGCGACGCTGCGCCAGACGTTGATCGCGTGGGGAGACTGTGCGTTCAACACCACCCGGGCGGCCACCCACCTGCATGTGCATCGCAATACGTTGATCTACCGGCTGGATAAGATCGCTCGGATCATCGGTCGACCGCTCGACGAAACGGGGCTGGCAGTAGCGCTCTACGTCACCTGCGTGATGGACGAGCTGGGCAGGCATTCGGCCCACCGCTGA
- a CDS encoding GGDEF domain-containing protein: MSPFDNYYARTALLAAQGKRTRMQRTIGATIVGLSLIPLLVLTSPKGPHGSLQYVAVGVSIGGLILAQWWWRRQWPSRTQSWIVVCIGTACIAATCILLVDPVIGLMGSSALSLITAYTAFLHSRRVLHLTWLASGAVVGFLAYRVALIDAWLGIAGALVAVLVILGTSALCRMAVELIEPDRVQHPSEIDPLTGLLNREAFDMHTATMLGSHSRHDDQYLVVVAVGIDDMALLSDMDGSHSTLHARVAVAQAIRETVRHKVPLAHVSDSQFLIADVFKTNDPSPLVDRIRMALTTTPMRLTASIGTACSQLRPLTELPTPQIVDALVALADTAMNQSKAQGGNRATYAHFPTPTMGPDVQE, from the coding sequence TTGAGTCCATTCGATAATTACTATGCGCGTACGGCACTGCTCGCTGCGCAGGGCAAGCGCACCCGGATGCAACGCACGATCGGGGCCACGATCGTCGGGTTGAGCCTCATCCCGCTGCTGGTGTTGACCAGTCCGAAAGGCCCTCACGGCAGCCTCCAGTACGTGGCCGTGGGCGTAAGTATCGGCGGGCTGATCCTGGCGCAGTGGTGGTGGCGGCGGCAGTGGCCCAGCCGCACCCAGTCCTGGATCGTCGTGTGCATCGGTACGGCCTGTATCGCGGCGACCTGCATCCTGCTGGTGGACCCGGTCATCGGCCTCATGGGATCCAGCGCGTTGAGCCTGATCACGGCCTACACCGCCTTCCTGCACAGTCGCCGAGTGCTACACCTGACCTGGCTGGCCTCCGGTGCCGTGGTGGGCTTCCTCGCCTATCGGGTGGCGCTGATCGACGCCTGGCTCGGGATCGCCGGCGCGTTGGTCGCGGTCCTGGTGATCCTTGGCACCTCCGCGCTGTGCCGGATGGCCGTCGAGTTGATCGAGCCCGATCGCGTCCAGCATCCGAGCGAGATCGACCCGCTGACCGGTCTGCTCAACCGCGAGGCATTCGACATGCACACCGCCACGATGCTGGGGTCGCACAGCCGTCACGATGACCAGTACCTGGTGGTGGTGGCGGTCGGGATCGACGACATGGCGCTGCTCAGTGACATGGACGGGAGCCACAGCACGTTGCACGCCCGAGTCGCGGTGGCACAGGCCATCCGCGAGACCGTGCGCCACAAGGTTCCGCTGGCCCACGTATCCGACAGCCAATTCCTGATCGCCGACGTGTTCAAGACCAACGATCCCTCACCGCTGGTCGACCGGATCCGGATGGCCCTCACCACCACGCCCATGCGTCTCACAGCCAGCATCGGCACGGCCTGCAGCCAGTTGCGTCCGCTGACCGAACTGCCCACCCCGCAGATCGTCGATGCCCTGGTGGCACTGGCCGACACCGCGATGAACCAGTCGAAGGCCCAAGGCGGCAACCGCGCCACCTACGCGCACTTCCCCACCCCGACCATGGGCCCCGACGTCCAGGAGTGA
- the nhaA gene encoding Na+/H+ antiporter NhaA, translating to MSNRRQPASRRLLARGSWPEWQRVSDLLRTETVGGALLLAAAGAALVWANSPWSSGYHRLSEFVVGPQSLHLNLSLSAWAADGLLAVFFFVVGVELKREFVAGDLRDPARAALPIAAAVGGMVVPAAIFVGINFFSGHPENIGGWAVPIATDIAFALAVLAVVSTHLPAALRIFLLTLAVVDDLLAITVIAIFFTDDVALGPLAAALIPIALYAFAVQRGVRQWWILMPPAVVAWALVHASGVHATVAGVVLGFTVPVLGRHASAKHFEHLVRPLSAGFAVPVFAFFAAGVTVGGWSGFADALSHPVTIGVIAGLVLGKPIGVLGTTYLLARFTHASLDEDLAWRDVLGVALLAGIGFTVSLLIGELAFGHATVADDDVKIAVVTGSVVAGLLASVVLVSRNAAYRRINQLETVDADHDGVPDVYQPRQD from the coding sequence ATGAGTAATCGCCGCCAACCCGCCAGCCGACGTCTGCTCGCGCGCGGGTCATGGCCGGAGTGGCAGCGGGTCTCCGATCTGCTGCGCACCGAGACGGTCGGCGGGGCGTTGCTGCTGGCGGCCGCGGGCGCCGCCCTGGTCTGGGCCAACTCCCCGTGGTCGAGCGGCTACCACCGGCTCTCGGAATTCGTCGTCGGCCCGCAGTCGCTGCATCTGAACCTGAGCCTGTCGGCCTGGGCCGCCGACGGACTGCTGGCGGTCTTCTTCTTCGTCGTGGGCGTTGAGCTCAAGCGGGAATTCGTCGCGGGGGATCTGCGTGATCCGGCCCGTGCCGCGCTGCCCATCGCGGCGGCCGTGGGTGGCATGGTGGTGCCTGCGGCGATCTTCGTCGGGATCAACTTCTTCTCGGGACATCCGGAGAACATCGGCGGGTGGGCGGTGCCGATCGCCACCGACATCGCTTTCGCGTTGGCGGTTCTGGCCGTGGTCTCCACCCACCTGCCTGCGGCGCTGCGCATTTTCCTGCTGACGCTGGCAGTGGTCGACGATCTGCTGGCAATCACGGTGATCGCCATCTTCTTCACCGATGACGTGGCGCTCGGGCCGTTGGCCGCCGCCCTGATCCCGATCGCGCTGTATGCGTTCGCTGTGCAGCGGGGCGTGCGCCAGTGGTGGATCCTGATGCCGCCGGCCGTCGTGGCCTGGGCGCTCGTACACGCCAGCGGGGTGCACGCCACCGTGGCCGGGGTGGTGCTCGGGTTCACCGTTCCGGTGCTGGGCCGCCACGCGTCGGCCAAGCACTTCGAACACCTTGTACGCCCGCTCTCGGCAGGATTTGCCGTGCCGGTGTTCGCGTTCTTCGCTGCGGGGGTGACGGTCGGCGGTTGGTCGGGCTTCGCCGACGCCCTGTCACACCCGGTGACGATCGGAGTGATCGCCGGCCTGGTGCTCGGCAAGCCCATCGGCGTGCTGGGGACGACGTATCTGTTGGCCCGCTTCACCCACGCGAGCCTCGACGAGGACCTGGCCTGGCGGGACGTGCTCGGCGTCGCGTTGCTGGCCGGGATCGGTTTCACGGTGTCGCTGCTCATCGGCGAGCTGGCCTTCGGGCACGCCACCGTCGCCGATGACGACGTGAAGATCGCGGTGGTCACCGGGTCGGTGGTGGCGGGCCTGCTGGCGTCGGTGGTTCTGGTGTCTCGTAATGCCGCATATCGCCGCATCAACCAGCTGGAAACCGTCGACGCCGACCATGACGGTGTGCCGGATGTCTATCAGCCTCGGCAGGACTGA